The region GCGGCGACACAGAGTAGAGAATAAATCATTGTATTTCTTAGACTAAATAGTTGCTGTTAGTCTCCGAAATAAAAGATTAGCTGCAGTCACTCATTTCTAGGAGATTTTAGATGCTTCAAAGATCAGACATCTGTCAGTCTGGCACAGATCACAGTCTCTCTGCTGGACGGCTTTTCCCCAGAGCCCATGATGCTCCCACACACCATCCCAGACAGTCTGACGGCCCTTGGTCtagtaatctttttttttttttttttttaggcttttCTTATTTTGATGTGGCTCTGCAGTTATATTTCAATGAAACCTCTACCTCTGTTTCAATGCCAATATGCATTTGCAATTGCCATCATTTTCACGTCCTCTCTCTGATTCACCTCAGATGCTGGCTATGAATTTGATATTTGCTACACCTCTGTCCTGAAGAGAGCCATCCGCACCCTGTGGTTTGTTCTGGACAGCATCGACCAGATGTGGCTGCCTGTCCACAGGACCTGGCGCCTCAATGAGCGTCACTATGGTGGCCTGACTGGGCTGAACAAGGCTGAAACAGCAGCCAAACATGGAGAAGAGCAGGTCAAGATCTGGAGGCGCTCTTTTGACATTCCTCCCCCACCCATGGATGAGGGGCATGACTTCTATCAGACCATCAGCAAGGTGACACTACAGGAGAACAGCAGCTcattgtctctttctctcttacaaATACAGACACCTTTATTACAACAGTGCAAGCTGACATGGCCACAGCACATGACAACATtaactctgttttctgttgtaggACCGCCGTTATGCCGACCTGACGGAGGATCAGCTCCCCTCCTGTGAGAGTCTCAAGGACACCATCGCCAGGGCGCTGCCTTTCTGGAACGAAGAAATTGTCCCACAGAtcaaagagggaaagagggtgCTGATTGCTGCCCATGGCAACAGTCTCCGGGGCATTGTCAAGCATCTCGAGGGTAAGAGGCAGAGTGGTGACGTATGAGGCGCTGCCCACTGTCAAACGAATTTTTCCCCTTTTGGAGCCTCCCACTGGAAAATTAGCATTTATTGATAACTCAACACTGAATTAAAAAGTTTTGTTATCACAAAATCACAGTCTGAACTGATTACAGTTGCTGAATTCgtttaatgcatttttacacTGATTTATCTTTGTTTCTTCTGGGGCAGGCTGAAGAGTCTGAACAGTGATTGAATCTTCAGAGTATTTCACTTCTGATGTTTTAATCTGATCCAGAATTTCTTTTGACAAAATTGCTAATTTTACTGAAGATTTATATGCGACTTTCAAGCTGGTTTGACTCCTTGTCCAGTGTAATGGCTGATACTCAGCCCCGAAAAAAGGATGTAATGTAATGCTCTCAGTTTGGATTAAGAAATAATTAATTAGCGGAGAAATCATAGACTGAAATGAGGACACAGCACTAGAATCATGATTTGTCCATTTCTAAAATGATTCTttcttttggcagattttgcacatttttgcaATCCCAGCTGAACAAAGATGCCCCATGAGTTGTCCAGAGCTGGCCAGGGAATCTAAATTTGTCAGTTGTACAGGTTTCATATGAATTCAGTGGGAGAAAAAGCTAATATCCACTGGGCAGAAATGTAATGTGACTGAATCTTTATGGTTGgagggaaaaaggaaatgatAAGAATATCGAGATTGGATGTGACTGTAGAATAATGCTCAAAGGAATGACTGCTAAAGTGGGCTTGATGTTGGACAACTTGGAAATGTTATCAATTGTAGCTTCTCTGTGGCATTAATGTGATAGTGGTTGAGTTTTGTTGTGGGTTTGTTTCACTTTAGTCTGTGAACAATATACCACAAGCAAAGATCTTTGCCATCATAAGTAGCTGGCATCAGCGGTCATGCACCTGAAGTCTTTCTGCTTCAATCTACAGATGCATTAAAGTTATTTTCACACAAATGGATTGTAAGCTTTGAACTTTTCTTATTTTCCCAGGGATGTCAGAGGAGGCCATCATGGAACTGAACCTGCCCACAGGCATCCCCATTGTCTATGAGCTGGACAAGAACCTGAAGCCTATAGGACCCATGCAGTTCCTGGGAGACGAGGAGACGGTCAAGAAGGCAATGGAAGCTGTGGCTGCTCAGGGCAAAGCCAAGAAATAGACTCATCCTCAGCGGGGGACTAGAGTACAGATCAATCATGTGCTGTTCAGTTATCAATTTAAAACAAGGTCATTTATTGTTTGTGTCATCACAGACTTGCAGAAACACAATGTGCACTTTATTGTGATAATACCCAcctttcacacaaacatacagtctGGTATTTGAGTTGATTGGTCTTTACTTTTTGGCataactgaaacacacatttcatcattagACTATGGATATCTGCTGTAATTTGGTTTAAGCACTGACCAAAAATTGCAAATTAGGGACCAGCAAATAGGAGCAAACATAGACTAACTCTGCAGTCATCCTAAGTATTTCTTCCAATTTACAATCCGTGTAGGTGAAACTCAGTGGGAACATTGTATCCTATGACGAAACAGTGGCTGTTGTCAAAAGGGCAAGCTGATATGCTCTGCACTGCTGAATTTTGTTTGCTGTGGCATTGTGAGTAAAAGAATAAATGTTGTGAACCATAATGTGAGGCAATTAGTGTCTGACATCTTTTTCCAGCATAACTTTCCGCTCTGTCATTATGGTTCATCTGGTTATGGACAAACTGGTTGGGTGCAGtctctcttgaaaaaaaaagtagtacaGATATTAGTTTTAAAAGGGAACTAAAATACATATTACAACACAGGTCACAGTTTCAGTCAGTGTTGTATACCAAACATGCACTGTAAGTCCCTACATAAATGCTTTAGGGGACTCAGCTGTTATAACTGTTTTATATGGAACTTAGAACTACACAGCTGTAACGTTATAAGTGTTGTAAATGTCTCAATCATGGATTCCACTGCAGTATTTTTCCCCCACTGGTCATAGGGCCAGAGCCTTTTAGACACTGCAAAAGTCTGGGCACCTGCAGCAATTCACTGGTactttttcctttaatgttctttaaaaaaatacaaaaaaataaacagtgagtaAAGTTTGGGAAGCCTAGCATCACAGCTTGCAAACACTTTTTGTAGCTGCTAAGAGTATCTCTGTTCTTGATTTAGGAATTTTCCCCCACTCTTCTTGCAGATCACTACAAGGTCTGAgatgtttttaatctgtcttgCAGCCACAATTTGCAGATATTTAGTGGAATTTATTCTTCCCTTTATCCATGCAGTATTTCCACCACCATACTTAACAACTGGCAAATGGCTGACTACATGCCACagtaaatggaaaataaaattctttattttcttaaaacgTGTTATATGCTTAATACCTGTAGTAAAAGTAGCAGTACCTTTACTACTGGTATTAGTTTCATGAATATTGAATAGTTGCAGTACAGGTTTGCACATATATAACCGACTGAACAGTCCGTGTATGTTGGGCCACATGGCTTTGATGCAGCGTTACTTGGCATGCGCACACGTATGCCTCAACAAACATGGCGGACCGAGCCGTCCCTGTTCTCCTTCCTCTCAGCGTGAGCCCCGGCCAATCAGAATCGACTCGCGGCCTATGTCACAGCCAATCGGCTGACAATCTACTCTTCTCGAAAACATGTCGCCCATGAAGCTGTGTGTTCCAGGTGAGTCCCGTAAATTTTGTCTTTAGCAGTAGTTAGGATGTAGTTACACAACATTTTAGACCGTTTTGGCGTTTTGTGGTCATGTTGGCTGTTGTAGGCGTCGCTGTGTTGCTGGGAAACAGACTGAAACTACACTTCTGGCAGTGTAAAATGCTGTTAATTATTTCCAGCTGCCATGCGTGGGGTGGGCGTTTGGCTTTGCCTTTCACCACCTTCaaactttactttttaatttcGGACTAGCTGTATGAGGCGAATAAGAGACGGAGGGAGTGTGTTTGCGGCTATTATGTGCCATTGTTTTACGGTAAAGGAGGGTACACATCGTACGTGTGCGGGGCAGTGGGTTGTTGACTTTTACTTTCCACGGCAGGTTTCATGTGCAGCCCTGCCCATCGCCTCAGGCAGGACAGCAGCATTCCTTCTCTCACTTGTTTTGACTCACCCATGGGAAATCCTCAGTTTTGCTGTGCAGGCGTTAGTAGGAATTTTTAGCAGAAATAATTCACATAGAATGACTGTACGATAGTTATCTATCTAATAATCTCAGTGTGTTAACGTTGCATGGAAACACAACTGTGTCAGTCCTTTGAAAAATCATGCAGGATCAGCACTTCATGTCATGTTAATGCCACGGTTAAAGGACTGAAAATGATCAGAGAAATTATTACAGAGAAGTAGTTGTTGTCCTTAGATGAAGGCTAATTACGGCAAAGATCTTGCATGAGATAAATCATATATTGTGTGCTCACAGGAGTGTGTTTGGTTCTGGTATTGTTGTTATTCCTGATGTCCGGTGTGTGTTCTGCAGGATCTGGAAAGTAAACCTAGACGCTCTCTAAACCATTTAAAGTTGTTGTGTATGGAGAGTTTCCTTTTGCCAGGACAGTTTTGCTGATATGGTAATCTACCCAGATCTTTACATCTACTTAACTCATCTCATGGTCAGTTTAATTAGCAGGTGGTGGCTTAAATAAtattcacacactgtaaatatatGGTTTTGGCTTTGTGATATGGTGTCTCTCTAGTCTCTTTTATTCCCAAGTAAGTCCACCTCCACTATAAACCTCTGACATATAGTACGTACAACTTTTCACCAAGACACTTTTACtacctctgtcttcctcctcttctttgtaCTCAGGTGACAAACTATGCAGCGTAGAAGACTGTATTCCCGGCACAGGAGTATACCTGCGGCACGGCTACATATACTCCTCACTAGCAGGCTACGTTCTCAGGAAAAAcgagggagaggaggtgaggggtgtggtgggtgtgggtgggggagAGGTGATGAAAGCTGCAGAAGCAATCAAACGTGGTGTGGGAGTGCCTAAGTAAAGGTATTGCGTAACATTTGTGAATGTGGCTGAAGTGAAATTGGTTTGTTCAGTGCCTGTGGTGAAATATGGCCCATattttgtgtgacagtgtgtgactgttttGATCTGGATTTATGAAAACTGAACGGGGTTTGTGTGGCCCATATTTGCATTAATCCATGTGATTTATGTCTCTTTCTAGTTACCCGTGATTTCAGTGGTGAGGGAAACAGAAGCGCAACTACTGCCAGATGTAGGAGCAATAGTCACCTGTAAGGTATGCAATGGGATCAGATACTGTTTTTCTATAATTGTTTGATCTGTTTAGGTGATCCTGCACAGGTCAGCTATGGATATGTTTATAAAAGAGGTGGTTTGTCTTGAGCCCTGATGTGGATTTTGATTGAGCAGGTGACCAGCATCAACCCCAGGTTCGCCAAGGTCCACATCCTCTATGTAGGTTCCACACCACTGAAGGACCGCTTTAGAGGGACTATCAGGTAACCTCAAAACTGACTGTGTGATACAGCAGTGGTGTATGGtcttattattttgattctttcCTAAAACTGAGTTCACATTCTCTGACTTTACAGAAAAGAAGATGTGCGCgcaacagagaaagacaaggtgCGTTTGGCTTAATTGATTCAGTAAGCTCATCATGAGCAGCTCCTGAAATGACAAACTGGTGTAAACCCTTTGCTTCATTTTTACAGGTGGAGACATACAAAAGCTTCAGACCTGGAGACATTGTCTTGGCGAAAGTGGTATCCTTTACCTGCTCtgaggcaaaaacaaataaatacctTTTTTAAgagtgaaagatgaaaaatactCATCAGCTATGAGAACTATTCAACTTGTGCGTCTGCTTTTACTGCATTTTTTACCCTCAGAAATTCTTAAACTCAGAGTGACTCATGCactataaaaataatttcacctCCAAATGGGGAACGTTCTGGTGTTAAAAGTGGTTTCAGGATTTTAATGCATGACAGATGCACTTTTTCACATTACTTTTTAATCCATTGCAGCTGCTTTTGGATATTTCCTAAATTTACTGACCCTTGACATGTGATGTCAGATTTCTCTTGGCGATGTTCAGTCTAACTACCTGTTGACAACAGCTGAGAATGAGCTGGGAGTCGTGGTGGCACACAGTGAAGCAGGTAACCGTTCATGCTCAATTAAACAAAACTTCTTGCTTCTGTCAAATTTTCTATTTAAACTTCAAAACCCAGGAGGATTCcagcacaacagcacacacacgaATAGTATCCTGTTTGAACACAAGGTGGTGCAAGAGGAACTATCAAGGTAACTACAGGGGAAAATAGTTACTACTGTTTGGCCTGCAGACAGTAATTGTCACTTGGTTAGAGCTGTGTTTATTGGGCATTTGGTGTAGCATGAAACGTAAACTCAAGAATAATTACAGAAAATGTCTTGCCCCCACACATCTACTAAATCAAAATGCCAATACAGCAATTCTGCATGATGAGCACCTGTAtcagaggttttcaaactgtgagcCGCACACCCTCAGGAGGGTACACAGGGAGAGATGTGATGTGAGGTGTTTTTGTCTCATAtctttgtcacattttcttttgtgaacCAGGTGCCCAGATGGTTCCCATCAGCTGGTGTGAGATGCAGTGCCCTCGGACACACGCTAAAGAGTTTCGGAAAGTGGCTCGAGTGCAGCCGGAGTATCTACAGGCATGAGAACCCTGACACTTCTTTCCTCCACAAGGAACACACAgcttccccctccctccttcactcatTGTCGTTGAGTAGCCACTCGACTTCTTTGGGATGTTTTCTGAGAGACTGGACGATGTGGGATTTGTTAGCTACTTCTGGTGCCATGTCTTTCTTAAGTGTTGTTTTAAATAGCTTTCCCTTTGCACATTGTGTCATCATTTGATTGTGCCAGCTTGAAA is a window of Toxotes jaculatrix isolate fToxJac2 chromosome 4, fToxJac2.pri, whole genome shotgun sequence DNA encoding:
- the pgam1b gene encoding phosphoglycerate mutase 1b, coding for MAAYKLVLIRHGESCWNQENRFCGWFDADLSETGEQEAKRGGQALKDAGYEFDICYTSVLKRAIRTLWFVLDSIDQMWLPVHRTWRLNERHYGGLTGLNKAETAAKHGEEQVKIWRRSFDIPPPPMDEGHDFYQTISKDRRYADLTEDQLPSCESLKDTIARALPFWNEEIVPQIKEGKRVLIAAHGNSLRGIVKHLEGMSEEAIMELNLPTGIPIVYELDKNLKPIGPMQFLGDEETVKKAMEAVAAQGKAKK
- the exosc1 gene encoding exosome complex component CSL4; this translates as MSPMKLCVPGDKLCSVEDCIPGTGVYLRHGYIYSSLAGYVLRKNEGEELPVISVVRETEAQLLPDVGAIVTCKVTSINPRFAKVHILYVGSTPLKDRFRGTIRKEDVRATEKDKVETYKSFRPGDIVLAKVISLGDVQSNYLLTTAENELGVVVAHSEAGAQMVPISWCEMQCPRTHAKEFRKVARVQPEYLQA